A genomic stretch from Megalobrama amblycephala isolate DHTTF-2021 linkage group LG22, ASM1881202v1, whole genome shotgun sequence includes:
- the pex2 gene encoding peroxisome biogenesis factor 2: MAGAGGDKPFAKASPSPLSRVLRISQLDAFELDGALEQLVWSQFTQCFQHFKPGLLTPVEPELKALLQLLLWRFTVYSNSATVGQSLLNIRYKNTLIPGEKYRPMSRPQKFWFALLTVGEKWLRDRSNSLFLNHPAESNARKARKVLAILTGLTKVASLVNFLLFLQRGTFPTLTERLLGVQPIFSRPQGPRDINFQFLNRELLWHGFAEFLIFLLPLVNVWKLKASVTALLSPLNDLRGTEGSEETYCTECAICGEWPTMPHSIGCNHVFCYYCLKSHTIADVSFTCPKCAAKVGTIEPVTIHVGTELHQS; this comes from the exons ATGG CTGGAGCTGGAGGTGACAAGCCTTTCGCCAAGGCCAGCCCAAGCCCTTTATCTCGGGTTTTGAGAATCAGTCAGCTGGATGCTTTTGAACTGGATGGTGCACTGGAACAGCTTGTTTGGTCACAGTTTACCCAATGTTTCCAGCATTTCAAGCCTGGGCTTTTAACCCCTGTGGAACCAGAACTCAAGGCCCTTCTCCAGCTCCTCCTCTGGAGGTTCACTGTCTACTCCAACAGCGCCACCGTGGGCCAGTCACTGCTCAACATCCGGTACAAGAACACTCTGATACCGGGTGAGAAGTACCGGCCCATGAGCCGGCCACAGAAGTTCTGGTTCGCTCTGCTGACAGTCGGTGAAAAGTGGTTGAGGGATCGCTCCAATAGCTTGTTCCTCAACCACCCTGCAGAGTCCAATGCACGCAAGGCCCGCAAGGTACTCGCTATCTTGACGGGCCTCACCAAAGTGGCTAGCCTGGTCAACTTCCTGCTATTCCTCCAAAGAGGAACCTTTCCGACCCTTACCGAAAGGTTGCTGGGAGTACAGCCCATCTTCAGTCGACCCCAGGGCCCACGAGACATCAACTTCCAGTTCTTGAACCGGGAGCTGTTGTGGCACGGCTTTGCCGAGTTCCTCATCTTCCTGCTGCCTCTCGTAAACGTGTGGAAGCTGAAGGCTAGTGTCACCGCTCTGTTGTCCCCTCTGAATGACCTGAGGGGAACGGAGGGTTCGGAGGAGACTTACTGCACCGAGTGCGCCATCTGCGGGGAGTGGCCCACAATGCCCCATTCCATCGGCTGCAACCACGTGTTCTGCTACTACTGCCTCAAGAGCCACACAATCGCTGATGTCAGCTTTACCTGCCCCAAATGTGCCGCCAAGGTGGGAACGATAGAGCCAGTCACCATTCACGTAGGAACAGAGTTGCATCAGAGTTGA